Proteins from a single region of Oreochromis niloticus isolate F11D_XX linkage group LG7, O_niloticus_UMD_NMBU, whole genome shotgun sequence:
- the gtf2h1 gene encoding general transcription factor IIH subunit 1, whose product MTSLSEEVLLVVKKVRQKKQDGTLYLMAERIAWGPEGKDRFTVSHLYADIRCQKISPDGKAKVQLQLVLHTGESTTFHFANESTALKDREAAKELLQQLLPKFKKKANKELEEKNRMLQEDPVLFQLYKDLVVSQVISAEEFWANRLGGINNTDPSPYNNKQEVGISGAFLADIRPQTDGCNGLRYNLTADIIESIFRTYPAVKQKYSENVPHNLTEKEFWTRFFQSHYFHRDRINTGTQDIFSECAKQDEKGLKSLVTQGVKNPLVDLQSLEDKTLDEGYGICTTQPSTSNANKSVKDSSNSAIIKRFNHHSAMVLAAGSRRGELASDQASETSSTDGNSRDSDFFQPPVKKVKLQEAIEFEDLQRENRPKTVPLNLKKSDRYAHGPVPLQSQQYTTSQDIINSVNYIRHEMANYKPSLTQVLSSTAATSAIAALSPGGVLMQGGAQQAINQMVPTEVQGELKHLYVAAGELLRHFWSCFPVNTPFLEEKVIKMKSNLERFQMTKLHPFKEKIQRQYLSTNLTGHLEEMLQTAYSKFQIWQTRRMMRKT is encoded by the exons ATGACATCGCTATCAGAGGAGGTGCTGCTGGTGGTGAAAAAGGTCCGCCAGAAGAAGCAGGATGGTACACTCTATCTGATGGCTGAACGTATAGCCTGGGGTCCAGAAGGCAAAGACCGCTTCACAGTCAGCCACTTGTATGCAGATATCCGCT GTCAGAAGATCAGCCCTGATGGGAAAGCCAAAGTCCAGCTCCAGCTCGTCCTTCACACTGGCGAGAGCACCACATTCCACTTTGCCAACGAGAGCACTGCACTCAAAGACCGAGAGGCTGCCAAGGaactgctgcagcagctgctgcctAAGTTCAAGAAGAAAGCCAACAAGGAGTTGGAGGAGAAAAACAG GATGCTTCAAGAAGATCCGGTGCTTTTCCAGCTATATAAAGACCTCGTGGTGAGCCAAGTGATCAGTGCTGAGGAATTCTGGGCCAACCGGTTAGGAGGCATTAACAACACAGACCCCTCACCGTATAACAACAAACAGGAAGTCGGTATATCTGGAGCATTTTTG GCAGACATTAGACCTCAAACAGATGGTTGCAATGGCTTGAGATATaacctgacagctgacattaTTGAATCCATCTTCAGAACATATCCTGCAG TGAAGCAGAAGTATAGCGAAAATGTGCCTCATAACCTGACAGAAAAGGAGTTCTGGACCcgctttttccagtcacattattTTCACCGAGACCGCATCAACACAGGGACACAGGATATCTTCtcagagtgtgcaaagcaggaTGAGAAGG GGTTAAAGTCTCTCGTGACTCAAGGAGTAAAGAATCCTTTGGTTGACCTCCAGTCGTTGGAGGATAAAACATTAGATGAG GGTTATGGAATTTGCACAACACAGCCCTCAACATCCAATGCAAACAAGTCGGTGAAGGACAGCAGTAACTCTGCCATTATAAAGCGGTTCAACCATCACAGTGCCATGGTCCTGGCAGCAGGCTCGAGGAGAGG GGAGTTGGCGTCTGACCAAGCCAGTGAGACAAGCAGTACGGATGGAAACTCGAGGGATTCTGACTTCTTTCAACCTCCTGTTAAGAAG GTTAAACTACAGGAAGCCATAGAATTTGAGGATCTGCAAAGGGAAAACAGACCAAAAACAGTCCCATTAAACCTGAAGAAGTCTGACAG GTATGCTCATGGACCTGTGCCACTTCAATCCCAGCAGTATACAACTAGCCAAGATATCATCAACTCTGTCAACTACATCCGTCATGAGATGGCTAATTATAAACCCAGCCTCACTCAG GTGTTGTCCAGCACAGCAGCTACTTCTGCCATTGCAGCACTTTCTCCAGGTGGCGTCCTCATGCAGGGAGGTGCACAGCAAGCCATAAATC AAATGGTACCAACTGAGGTTCAGGGAGAGTTGAAGCATCTTTATGTAGCTGCTGGAGAGCTATTGAGACACTTCTGGTCCTGTTTTCCTGTAAATACACCGTTTTTGGAGGAGAAG GTGATTAAAATGAAGTCGAACCTCGAGAGATTTCAAATGACTAAGCTTCATCCTTTCAAGGAGAAAATTCAGCGTCAGTATTTGAGTACAAAT CTCACAGGGCACTTGGAGGAAATGCTGCAGACCGCCTATAGCAAGTTCCAGATCTGGCAAACCCGTCGGATGATGAGGAAAACCTGA